One genomic window of Sphingobacterium oryzagri includes the following:
- a CDS encoding adenylyltransferase/cytidyltransferase family protein, translating into MKIGITFSAFDLLHAGHIKMLEDAKEQCDFLICGLQTDPTLDRPEKNKPTQTVVERYIQLKGCKYVDQIVPYATEQDLEDILRSFNIDVRILGDEYREKNFTGRQYCEEKGIELYFNSRDHRFSSSGLRKVVAEKEKEKNGAILVIEKAATKTKKA; encoded by the coding sequence ATGAAAATCGGAATTACTTTTTCTGCTTTTGATTTGCTCCATGCAGGGCATATCAAGATGCTTGAGGACGCCAAGGAGCAATGTGATTTTTTAATTTGTGGCCTGCAAACAGATCCGACGCTTGATCGGCCGGAAAAGAACAAGCCTACACAGACCGTAGTAGAACGCTACATTCAGCTAAAAGGCTGCAAGTATGTTGATCAGATCGTGCCTTACGCAACAGAGCAGGATTTGGAAGATATTTTACGTTCTTTTAATATTGATGTTCGTATCTTAGGGGACGAATATCGTGAAAAGAATTTCACGGGTCGCCAGTATTGCGAAGAGAAAGGTATCGAGCTGTACTTTAACAGTCGCGATCATCGTTTTTCAAGCTCGGGGCTACGTAAAGTCGTTGCCGAGAAAGAAAAGGAGAAAAACGGAGCCATATTGGTTATAGAAAAAGCGGCTACAAAAACAAAGAAAGCGTAA
- a CDS encoding nucleotide sugar dehydrogenase has protein sequence MKNIKKITCIGAGYVGGPTMSVIAQKNPNVEVTVVDLNQARIAAWNDEDLANLPVYEPGLDAVVGEARGRNLFFSTDVDKAIDEADMIFISVNTPTKTYGKGKGQAADLKFIELCARQIASIAKSDKIVVEKSTLPVRTAEALKSILDNTGNGVNFHILSNPEFLAEGTAVTDLHNPDRVLIGGEDAEAIEALVNVYEAWVPRERILTTNLWSSELSKLVANAFLAQRVSSINAISELCEVTGANVDEVSRAIGQDTRIGSKFLKASVGFGGSCFQKDILNLVYIARSYNLKEVADYWEQVILLNDHQKTRFAEKIIQTMYNTVNGKQIAFLGWAFKKDTNDTRESAAIYVADHLLDEEANVIVYDPKVSAEQIYKDLDYLGTRTPEENRRLVKVVSDPYEALNGAHAVAVLTEWDEFKNYDWSRIKLMMKRPSFVFDGRKLLDRKQLEALEFAYYAIGE, from the coding sequence GTGAAAAATATAAAAAAAATTACGTGTATCGGTGCGGGCTACGTTGGTGGACCCACCATGTCTGTCATCGCACAGAAAAATCCAAATGTAGAAGTTACTGTTGTCGACCTGAATCAGGCGCGTATTGCCGCCTGGAATGACGAGGATCTAGCCAATTTACCGGTGTATGAGCCAGGCTTGGATGCGGTGGTTGGTGAAGCCCGCGGACGCAACCTCTTTTTCTCTACCGATGTGGATAAAGCAATTGATGAAGCCGATATGATTTTTATTTCGGTCAATACGCCGACAAAAACTTACGGAAAAGGTAAAGGGCAAGCGGCCGATTTGAAGTTTATCGAGCTATGTGCCCGTCAAATTGCTTCCATTGCTAAATCCGATAAAATCGTGGTCGAAAAGTCGACATTGCCTGTGCGGACGGCAGAGGCGCTGAAAAGCATTTTGGACAATACCGGTAACGGGGTGAATTTTCATATCCTGTCCAATCCGGAATTTCTCGCAGAAGGAACAGCCGTTACCGATTTGCATAACCCGGACCGTGTATTGATTGGCGGTGAAGATGCAGAAGCTATTGAAGCACTGGTAAACGTATATGAAGCCTGGGTGCCCAGAGAGCGTATATTAACGACCAACCTCTGGTCGTCTGAACTATCAAAATTAGTGGCCAATGCTTTTTTAGCGCAACGTGTAAGCTCGATCAATGCGATATCAGAACTTTGTGAGGTAACAGGTGCCAATGTGGATGAGGTGTCGCGAGCAATTGGCCAGGATACCCGTATTGGATCAAAATTTTTGAAAGCCTCTGTAGGTTTTGGAGGGTCTTGCTTTCAAAAGGACATTCTTAATCTGGTATACATCGCACGCTCGTATAATTTAAAAGAAGTAGCCGACTATTGGGAACAAGTGATCTTGCTCAACGATCATCAAAAGACACGTTTTGCTGAAAAAATCATCCAAACGATGTATAATACGGTAAATGGCAAGCAAATTGCGTTTCTAGGTTGGGCCTTTAAAAAAGATACCAACGATACGCGCGAATCAGCGGCGATTTATGTAGCCGATCATTTATTGGATGAGGAAGCGAATGTGATCGTTTACGATCCGAAGGTAAGTGCCGAGCAAATCTATAAAGATCTTGATTATCTAGGTACACGCACGCCAGAAGAAAACCGCCGATTGGTGAAGGTGGTGAGCGATCCGTATGAGGCCTTAAACGGAGCGCATGCCGTAGCGGTACTCACGGAGTGGGATGAATTTAAAAATTACGATTGGTCGCGTATCAAGCTGATGATGAAACGACCGTCGTTCGTTTTCGACGGCAGAAAATTATTGGACCGTAAACAGCTGGAAGCATTGGAGTTTGCTTATTACGCGATTGGAGAATAA
- a CDS encoding capsule assembly Wzi family protein: MKRIVAIITIVVSLCAVKAQDKLTDSLHVQVGTQMQVASEDFQPLWGKANRFGMASDRKFDQITWVEATNTNRLGEMKFWSDTASPVSLDYGVTAFNADHYSRFVLQQAYAQLSYKSWFIRGGRHRDLWDDLDPMLSMGSLGTSGNALPIPKITIGMDDYVNIPWTNGVLQFKGMIGHGWLGDNRYMESFLHEKSFYGRVNLGKWKIYGGIQHYVEWGGRRPSEGIYLDRSLAGFFDVLFVSEANDGSLPTESEQAGVRPNRAGDQRGVAELGIYYENDDVWVHAYNQTPFESGKGIDIRNMDRLLGVHIKSKKTSAFLQTIVGEFIYTKQMEDFGGDEMQSYYNNGAMKTGWEYERMVVGTPLFTNREDASNYFPIEPFDWRGTARIPGNNNIINSRLIGGNIAAKFRLDEQWRMLAKVTPVMNYGARNYEAFYGNGDGLFQCYSSVGLSYQQGPWVWNARANADFGQLYSNVGGSIGVTYVLR; the protein is encoded by the coding sequence ATGAAGCGAATAGTAGCAATTATAACAATAGTCGTAAGTTTATGTGCCGTAAAAGCGCAAGACAAGCTGACGGATTCTTTACATGTGCAGGTTGGTACACAAATGCAGGTGGCATCGGAAGATTTTCAGCCGCTCTGGGGCAAAGCCAATCGGTTTGGTATGGCGAGCGATCGAAAGTTTGATCAAATTACCTGGGTAGAAGCTACCAATACAAACCGTTTGGGCGAGATGAAATTCTGGAGTGATACCGCTTCGCCCGTTAGCTTAGATTATGGAGTTACGGCGTTCAATGCGGACCATTACAGTCGTTTTGTGCTGCAACAAGCTTATGCACAATTGAGCTATAAATCCTGGTTTATTCGTGGTGGTCGTCACCGCGATCTCTGGGATGATCTAGACCCTATGCTTTCCATGGGATCCTTAGGAACAAGCGGTAATGCCCTACCCATTCCTAAAATAACGATTGGTATGGACGATTATGTAAATATTCCCTGGACAAATGGCGTGTTGCAGTTTAAGGGGATGATAGGCCATGGCTGGCTAGGTGATAATCGTTACATGGAATCATTTTTACATGAAAAAAGCTTTTATGGGCGTGTCAACTTAGGGAAATGGAAAATATACGGAGGTATACAACATTATGTAGAGTGGGGTGGACGTCGGCCATCGGAAGGTATTTATTTAGATCGTTCGCTGGCTGGATTTTTTGATGTATTGTTTGTCTCCGAAGCAAATGATGGGTCCTTGCCGACGGAAAGTGAACAAGCGGGGGTAAGACCAAATCGAGCAGGTGATCAACGAGGCGTAGCCGAACTCGGAATTTACTATGAAAACGACGACGTGTGGGTGCATGCGTACAATCAAACGCCTTTTGAAAGCGGCAAAGGTATAGATATTCGTAATATGGATAGATTGTTAGGTGTTCATATAAAAAGCAAAAAGACTTCTGCATTTTTGCAAACCATCGTCGGCGAGTTTATCTATACCAAACAGATGGAAGATTTTGGTGGAGACGAAATGCAAAGCTACTATAATAACGGTGCAATGAAGACGGGCTGGGAGTATGAAAGAATGGTTGTCGGTACACCTCTTTTTACAAATAGAGAAGATGCCTCAAACTATTTTCCGATAGAACCTTTTGACTGGCGAGGAACTGCTAGAATTCCTGGAAATAATAATATTATTAATAGTCGGCTAATCGGCGGCAATATTGCTGCGAAGTTTCGATTGGATGAGCAATGGAGAATGTTAGCCAAAGTAACGCCAGTAATGAACTATGGCGCGCGTAATTACGAGGCTTTTTACGGTAATGGAGACGGTCTATTTCAATGTTACTCTTCTGTAGGCTTGAGTTATCAACAAGGCCCATGGGTTTGGAATGCGCGAGCTAATGCAGACTTTGGTCAATTGTACAGTAACGTGGGCGGTAGCATAGGCGTTACTTATGTACTAAGGTAG